A genomic segment from Lemur catta isolate mLemCat1 chromosome 9, mLemCat1.pri, whole genome shotgun sequence encodes:
- the MEX3B gene encoding RNA-binding protein MEX3B: MPSSLFADLERNGSGGGGGGGGGGGGGGGGGETLDDQRALQLALDQLSLLGLDSDEGASLYDSEPRKKSVNMTECVPVPSSEHVAEIVGRQGGSGGDGEPGGLSLSPTPSLAPRLAGCKIKALRAKTNTYIKTPVRGEEPVFVVTGRKEDVAMARREIISAAEHFSMIRASRNKNTALNGAVPGPPNLPGQTTIQVRVPYRVVGLVVGPKGATIKRIQQQTHTYIVTPSRDKEPVFEVTGMPENVDRAREEIEAHIALRTGGIIELTDENDFHANGTDVGFDLQHGSGGSGPGSLWSKPTPSITPTPGRKPFSSYRNDSSSSLGSASTDSYFGGGTSGSAAATPRLADYSPPSPALSFAHNGNNNNNGNGYAYASGEASVPSPDGCPELQPTFDPAPAPPPGAPLLWAQFERSPGGGPAAPASSSCSSSASSSASSSSVVFPGAGAGAPSNANLGLLVHRRLHPGTSCPRLSPPLHMAAGAGEHHLARRVRSDPGGGGLAYAAYANGLGAQLPGLQPSDTSGSSSSSSSSSSSSSSSSGLRRKGSRDCSVCFESEVIAALVPCGHNLFCMECANRICEKSEPECPVCHAAVTQAIRIFS, translated from the exons ATGCCCAGCTCGCTGTTCGCAGACCTGGAGCGCAACGGCAGCGGCGGCGGAGGGGGAggcggcggcggaggcggcggcggcggcggcgggggagaGACCCTGGATGACCAAAGAGCCCTGCAGCTCGCGCTCGACCAGCTCTCCCTGCTGGGGCTGGACAGTGACGAGGGCGCCTCTCTGTACGACAGCGAGCCGCGCAAGAAGAGCGTGAACATGACCGAGTGCGTGCCAGTGCCCAGTTCCGAGCACGTCGCCGAGATTGTGGGGCGGCAAGGTGGGTCCGGCGGGGACGGGGAGCCGGGGG gtctgtctctctctcccactccctccctcGCGCCCCGGCTCGCAGGTTGTAAAATCAAAGCGCTGCGGGCCAAGACCAACACTTACATCAAGACCCCGGTTCGCGGGGAGGAGCCTGTCTTTGTTGTGACGGGCAGGAAGGAGGATGTGGCCATGGCTCGCAGGGAGATCATCTCCGCCGCCGAGCACTTCTCCATGATCCGCGCCTCCCGGAATAAGAACACGGCGCTCAACGGCGCGGTGCCCGGGCCGCCCAACCTGCCGGGGCAGACCACCATCCAAGTGCGGGTGCCCTACCGCGTGGTGGGGCTCGTGGTGGGGCCCAAGGGCGCCACGATCAAGCGCATCCAGCAGCAGACGCACACGTACATCGTGACGCCCAGCCGGGACAAGGAGCCCGTGTTCGAGGTGACCGGCATGCCGGAGAACGTGGACCGGGCTCGCGAGGAGATCGAGGCGCACATCGCCTTGCGTACCGGCGGCATCATTGAGCTCACAGACGAGAACGACTTCCACGCCAACGGCACCGATGTGGGCTTCGATCTGCAGCACGGGTCCGGCGGGTCCGGCCCGGGCAGCCTCTGGAGCAAGCCCACCCCCAGCATCACGCCCACCCCGGGCCGCAAGCCCTTCTCCAGCTACCGCAACGACAGCTCCAGCTCGCTGGGCAGCGCCTCCACAGACTCCTACTTCGGTGGCGGGACGAGCGGCAGCGCAGCCGCCACCCCGCGTCTGGCGGACTAcagcccccccagccccgcgctcAGCTTCGCGCACAAcgggaacaacaacaacaacggCAACGGGTACGCCTACGCCTCCGGGGAGGCCTCCGTGCCGTCCCCCGACGGCTGCCCTGAGCTGCAGCCCACTTTCGACCCGGCTCCGGCGCCCCCACCTGGGGCGCCACTTCTCTGGGCCCAGTTCGAGCGCTCTCCGGGAGGCGGACCTGCAGCCCCCGcgtcctcctcctgctcctcctcggcATCTTCGTCCGCTTCGTCGTCCTCCGTCGTCTTTCCCGGGGCTGGCGCCGGCGCGCCCTCCAACGCCAACCTGGGGCTGCTGGTGCACCGCAGGCTGCACCCAGGCACCAGCTGCCCGCGCCTGTCGCCGCCCTTGCACATGGCCGCGGGGGCTGGCGAGCACCACCTGGCTCGCCGTGTGCGCAGCGACCCAGGCGGAGGCGGCCTGGCCTATGCCGCTTATGCCAACGGGCTGGGGGCGCAGCTGCCCGGCCTGCAGCCGTCGGACACGTCGGGCTCCTCCTCGTcgtccagctcctcctccagctcttcatcctcctcctccggGCTGCGGCGGAAGGGCAGCCGCGACTGCTCCGTGTGCTTCGAAAGCGAGGTGATCGCCGCGCTGGTGCCCTGCGGCCACAACCTCTTCTGCATGGAGTGCGCCAACCGGATCTGCGAGAAGAGCGAGCCCGAGTGCCCAGTTTGCCACGCCGCGGTCACTCAGGCCATCCgcatcttttcctga